A region of the Saccharomyces cerevisiae S288C chromosome II, complete sequence genome:
ttttaatatctatatctCATTCGGCGGGcccaaatattgtataaCTGCTCTTAATACATACGTTATACCACTTTTGCACCATATACTAACCACTCAAATTATATACACTTATGCCAATATAACCAAAAAATTACCACTAAAATCacctaaacataaaaattatttatCTTTCAACTTTACGAAATAAACACACTCAATTGCGTATCTATACCACCATGACGTCATTAACGTAAAAGTTCCTTAATATTACCATTTGCTTGAACGGATACCATTTCAGAATATTTCTAACTTTCACAGACCATACATTAGAATAATATGCCACCTCACTGTCGTAACACTCTATATTCACCGAGAAACAATACGGTAGTGGCTCAAACTCATGCCGGTGCTATGATACAATTGTATCCTATTTCCATTCTCATATGCTATCCGCAATATCCTAAAAGCATAACTGATGCATCTTTAATCTTGTATGTGACACTACTCATACGAAGAGACTATATCTAAAGAAGACGATACAGTGATATGTACGTTGTTTTTGTAGAATTATAATGAAACGTCAAATAACCCTACTATATTATAACTTATCAGCGCCGTATACTAAAACGGACGTTACGATATTGTCTCACTTCATCTTACCACCCTCTATCTTATTGTTGATAAAACACTAACCCCTCAGCTTTATTTCTAGTTACAGTTACAACAAACTATCCCAAACCATAAATCTTAATATTTTAGGTGTCAAAAAATGAGGATCTCCAAATGAGAGTTTGGTACCATGACTTGTAACTCCACTACCCTGATCTGCAATCTTGTTCTTAGAAGTGACGCATACTCTATATGGCCCGACGCGACGCgccaaaaaatgaaaaaagaagcagcGACTCATTTTTATGGAAGGACAAAGTGCTGCGAAGTCATACGCTTccaatttcattattgtttattGGACATACTCTGTTAGCTTTATTACCGTCCACGCTTTTTCTACAATAGTgtaaaagtttctttcttatgTTCATCGTATTCATAAAATGCTTCACGAACACCGTCATTGATCAAATAGgtttataatattaatatacatttatataaTCGGCGGTATttatatcatcaaaaaaagtagttttttattttattttttcattactttTCACTGTCTATGGATTTTCATTCGTAAAGGCATCACTCCCTAGTTTGCGATAGTGTAGATACCGTCCTTGGATAGAGCACTGGAGATGGCTGGCTTTAATCTGCTGGAGTACCATGGAACACCGGTGATCATTCTGGTCACTTGGTCTGGGGCAATACCAGTCAACATGGTGGTGAAGTCACCGTAGTTGAAAACGGCTTCAGCAACTTCGACTGGGTAGGTTTCAGTTGGGTGGGCGGCTTGGAACATGTAGTATTGGGCCAAGTGAGCTCTGATATCAGAGACGTAGACACCCAATTCCACCAAGTTGACTCTTTCGTCAGATTGAGCTAGAGTGGTGGTTGCAGAAAGCAGTAGCAGCGATGGCAGCGACACCAGCAGCGATTGAAGTTAATTTGACCattgtatttgttttgtttgttaGTGCTGATGTAATCTTAACAAGAAATAGTGAAATGAAAGCGCATACCTCAAAGGCATATAGTTGAAGCAGCTCTATTTATACCCGTTCCTCCATCTGTCATCACTACTTAAACGATTCGTTAACAGACGCTCATTTAGCACCTCACATATTCTCCATATCTCATCTTTCACACAATCTCA
Encoded here:
- the PAU9 gene encoding seripauperin PAU9 (hypothetical protein; member of the seripauperin multigene family encoded mainly in subtelomeric regions; SWAT-GFP and mCherry fusion proteins localize to the endoplasmic reticulum and vacuole respectively), encoding MLTGIAPDQVTRMITGVPWYSSRLKPAISSALSKDGIYTIAN